One Desulfuromonadaceae bacterium genomic window carries:
- the recN gene encoding DNA repair protein RecN → MLLDLIIKNFAIIDRLHVTFGSGFNVLTGETGAGKSIIIDAVSLLFGGRARPDFIRHGEEEATVEAVFTIAEQTKLRSLLGAAGYEDGEELLIKRVISRSGKNRVFVNGSMATLTQLSEFTVDLLTIYGQNEHQNLLRSDRHLALLDSFAGTAPLVAECAAQFRQLKEIRSHLERLNTAEREQRQRLDLLSFQRQEIDDAALHLGEDNELSAERRLLHNAEKLSATTHDSYEKLYGGNGALCEELGRVATSISELGTIDPALTTIAENLGSALYTLEDVSLELRRYSEKASFDPQRQSEVDERLTLLTTLKRKYAGTLEEILSYRKNIETEIEELSDLDASRDRLLHQRDEMAIALDKTAATLSAARRAAAQQLRQAVETELHELAMPKALFSIQLHALAEPGATGAERGEFLLAPNPGEDPKPLIKIASGGELSRIMLALNRVAPDSDRGATLIFDEVDAGIGGQAATAVGEKLRAVARHGQALCITHLPQVAAFADHHYRVEKQVEDGRTTTTLSLLDEHDRVEEMARMLGGAKISATTREHAREIIRLSSANVAEPGD, encoded by the coding sequence ATGTTACTAGACCTCATCATTAAAAACTTTGCGATTATCGATCGTCTGCACGTGACCTTTGGATCGGGGTTCAATGTCCTGACCGGAGAAACCGGTGCGGGCAAATCGATTATTATCGATGCGGTCAGCTTGCTCTTCGGCGGCCGGGCGCGCCCCGACTTTATCCGTCACGGTGAAGAGGAAGCCACCGTTGAAGCGGTCTTCACGATCGCCGAGCAGACCAAACTCCGCTCGCTGCTGGGCGCGGCAGGATACGAAGACGGCGAAGAGCTGCTGATTAAACGGGTTATTTCCCGCAGCGGCAAAAATCGGGTTTTCGTCAACGGTTCAATGGCAACATTGACACAATTGAGCGAGTTTACCGTCGATCTGCTGACTATCTATGGCCAGAATGAACACCAGAATCTATTGCGCAGCGACCGGCATCTGGCACTGCTCGACAGTTTCGCCGGGACCGCCCCGCTGGTCGCGGAATGCGCTGCGCAATTCCGGCAACTCAAAGAGATCCGCAGCCACCTTGAGCGGCTCAACACAGCGGAACGCGAACAACGTCAACGACTTGATCTGCTCTCCTTCCAGCGCCAGGAAATTGATGATGCCGCGCTGCACCTGGGGGAAGACAACGAACTGAGTGCTGAACGACGGTTGCTGCACAATGCGGAAAAGCTTTCTGCGACGACGCACGACAGCTATGAAAAACTCTACGGCGGCAATGGTGCCTTGTGTGAGGAGCTCGGTCGGGTTGCGACATCAATCAGTGAACTTGGCACCATCGATCCGGCCTTGACCACGATCGCCGAAAATCTCGGTTCGGCTCTCTATACCCTGGAGGATGTGTCTCTCGAACTGCGTCGCTACAGTGAAAAAGCCTCCTTTGACCCGCAACGTCAAAGTGAAGTCGATGAACGTCTGACGTTGCTAACAACACTGAAACGCAAATATGCCGGAACCCTGGAAGAGATTCTCAGCTATCGCAAAAACATCGAAACGGAAATTGAAGAGCTCTCCGACCTCGACGCCAGCCGCGACAGATTACTGCACCAGCGAGACGAGATGGCTATTGCCTTGGATAAAACTGCCGCCACTTTGAGCGCCGCGCGCCGTGCTGCGGCGCAGCAATTACGCCAGGCCGTTGAAACAGAGCTGCATGAGCTGGCCATGCCAAAAGCGCTCTTCTCCATCCAGTTGCATGCGCTCGCTGAGCCGGGGGCGACAGGCGCTGAACGCGGCGAATTCCTGCTCGCACCGAATCCGGGGGAAGACCCCAAACCACTGATAAAAATTGCCTCGGGCGGCGAACTTTCACGAATCATGCTCGCGCTCAACCGGGTCGCGCCCGACAGTGACCGGGGCGCCACGTTGATCTTCGATGAAGTTGACGCCGGTATCGGTGGCCAGGCAGCAACGGCGGTCGGTGAAAAATTGCGCGCTGTCGCTCGCCACGGGCAGGCACTCTGCATTACGCACCTGCCTCAGGTCGCCGCATTTGCCGACCATCATTACCGCGTCGAAAAGCAGGTTGAAGACGGTCGCACCACCACGACCTTGTCGCTGCTTGATGAACATGACCGCGTCGAAGAAATGGCACGGATGCTCGGCGGAGCCAAGATTTCAGCCACGACGCGTGAGCATGCCCGGGAGATCATTCGGCTTTCATCCGCCAACGTTGCTGAGCCTGGAGATTGA
- a CDS encoding NAD(+)/NADH kinase, translated as MKRIGIYAKKNHPDAAKLAQETSIWLQERQVEVFVEESLAAATGICPGYHAKKIPALVDMIIVLGGDGTLISVSRKVRDHGTPILGVNLGNLGFLTEITRKEFFPVLEDVLRGNFTTSSRMMLDVYVTRGDSTVGRFHVLNDIVINKGALARIIDMEAMVNDDYLTTFKADGLIISTPTGSTAYNLAAGGPIVYPGSHNLIITPICPHMLSNRPIIISADAVVRIMLKFQDEDVVLTADGQVGMPLLAGDVVEIRKSLSRTVLIKSPSRDYFQILRTKLRWGER; from the coding sequence ATGAAACGTATCGGCATCTACGCCAAAAAAAACCATCCTGACGCTGCAAAACTGGCTCAGGAGACCAGCATCTGGTTACAGGAACGCCAGGTTGAGGTTTTTGTTGAGGAGAGTCTGGCGGCGGCCACCGGAATCTGCCCTGGGTACCATGCCAAAAAAATTCCAGCACTGGTCGATATGATCATCGTCCTCGGCGGCGACGGCACCCTGATCTCGGTGTCACGTAAGGTTCGCGACCACGGCACACCCATTCTCGGGGTCAATCTCGGTAATCTCGGATTCCTCACTGAAATCACCCGCAAGGAATTTTTCCCGGTACTGGAAGATGTTCTGCGTGGCAACTTCACAACCTCCTCGCGGATGATGCTCGATGTTTACGTCACGCGTGGTGACAGCACCGTTGGCCGTTTTCACGTTCTGAACGATATTGTGATCAATAAAGGTGCACTGGCACGGATCATCGATATGGAAGCAATGGTCAATGACGACTACCTGACCACGTTCAAGGCCGACGGGTTGATCATCTCCACCCCCACCGGTTCAACCGCCTACAATCTCGCGGCGGGCGGACCAATTGTCTACCCCGGTTCACACAATCTGATCATCACCCCGATCTGCCCACATATGCTCTCCAACCGGCCGATCATCATTTCTGCCGATGCTGTGGTGCGCATCATGCTCAAGTTTCAGGATGAGGATGTCGTCTTAACCGCCGACGGGCAAGTCGGCATGCCCCTGTTGGCCGGAGATGTTGTCGAAATCCGTAAATCACTGAGCCGAACGGTGTTGATCAAAAGTCCCAGCCGCGATTATTTTCAGATTTTACGCACCAAACTGCGTTGGGGGGAGCGGTAG
- a CDS encoding replication-associated recombination protein A encodes MDLFANAIDRRDAPLAERMRPTTLDEVVGQQQLLGEGKLLRRLIELDSLSSVLFWGPPGTGKTTLARVIAASTKSNFEAFSAVLQGVKEVREIVARAKKERAYHGRKTLFFVDEIHRFNKSQQDAFLPHVESGDITLIGATTENPSFEVNSALLSRSRVFVLEPLTAEDIKTLLQRALIDPRGLAEQGVTVDDNALDFIATQADGDARIALNTLEVAAASASGSVIDLALAQEALQKKALLYDKGADEHYNVISAFIKSLRGSDPDAALYWLARMLEAGEDPLFIVRRLVIFASEDIGNADPRALQLSVATQQAVHFVGLPEARINLAQAVTYLASAPKSNAAYVGISEAQAEVRRSGALPVPLHIRNAPTTLMKSLDYGKNYQYAHNYTDGVAPQEHLPEQLVGTKFYRPTERGYEKTIAERLAWMESLRRSRGAKEEKK; translated from the coding sequence ATGGACCTGTTTGCAAACGCCATTGATCGCCGTGACGCCCCCCTGGCGGAACGGATGAGACCGACGACCCTTGACGAGGTGGTGGGGCAGCAACAGCTGCTCGGCGAAGGGAAATTGTTGCGCCGTCTGATCGAACTTGACAGCTTGAGTTCGGTCCTTTTTTGGGGGCCTCCCGGTACCGGCAAGACCACCTTGGCGCGGGTAATCGCGGCCTCGACAAAAAGTAATTTTGAGGCATTTTCAGCCGTCCTGCAAGGGGTCAAGGAGGTGCGCGAGATCGTCGCCAGGGCCAAAAAAGAACGCGCTTACCACGGTCGCAAGACGCTCTTTTTTGTGGATGAGATTCACCGCTTTAATAAATCCCAGCAGGATGCTTTTTTGCCCCATGTTGAAAGTGGCGATATCACCCTGATCGGTGCGACGACAGAGAACCCTTCGTTCGAAGTCAATTCAGCGCTCCTGTCGCGGTCGCGTGTCTTTGTGCTGGAACCGTTGACTGCCGAAGATATCAAGACCTTGTTGCAACGAGCGTTGATCGATCCGCGCGGCCTGGCGGAGCAGGGGGTAACGGTTGACGATAATGCGCTTGATTTTATCGCAACGCAGGCTGACGGTGATGCGCGGATCGCCCTGAACACCCTTGAAGTTGCCGCTGCATCGGCAAGCGGAAGTGTTATCGACCTGGCGCTGGCTCAGGAGGCATTACAGAAGAAGGCGTTGCTCTACGATAAAGGCGCCGACGAACACTATAATGTCATTTCGGCTTTTATCAAAAGTCTGCGCGGCTCTGATCCTGATGCGGCGCTCTACTGGCTGGCGCGGATGCTCGAAGCCGGAGAAGATCCCCTCTTTATCGTGCGGCGACTGGTGATCTTCGCCTCTGAGGATATTGGCAACGCGGATCCCCGTGCGTTGCAGCTGAGCGTGGCAACGCAACAGGCGGTTCACTTTGTCGGCCTGCCCGAGGCGCGGATTAATCTGGCGCAGGCGGTGACTTATCTGGCCAGCGCGCCGAAAAGTAACGCGGCCTATGTCGGTATCAGCGAAGCCCAGGCCGAGGTGCGGCGCAGCGGCGCACTGCCGGTACCGTTACATATTCGCAATGCTCCGACCACGCTGATGAAATCCCTCGATTACGGCAAAAATTATCAGTATGCGCACAATTATACCGACGGGGTTGCCCCGCAGGAACATCTGCCGGAGCAGCTGGTCGGCACGAAGTTTTATCGGCCGACCGAGCGCGGATACGAGAAGACGATTGCCGAGCGGTTGGCATGGATGGAAAGTCTGCGACGGTCGAGGGGCGCGAAGGAGGAAAAGAAATAA
- a CDS encoding DNA cytosine methyltransferase — translation MIQQTLFPAEHISKPSWFTDALEVLGIEETSGWPDVFGTAFIKKQTNGSLDDIRVLSLFSGGGGLDIGFHDAGFKIVEANELVQDFAATLSRNSTPTGRLHGSKIVCMDINDYDPDLEDIDFIIGGPPCQTFSAAGARAAGVNGIDDDRGNLFKQYVRILTKLKPKGFLFENVYRIVGAQGGKPWKLIQEAFSEAGYKLHWRILDAADFGVPQFRERLIIIGLREGDFQFPCPTHGPDSRDNRSYYSAKKAIENVISKSEGNSIGGRHGHLLNDIPPGLNYSFYTDRMGHPTPLFGWRSKFSDYLYKADPDTPVRTIKAQGGQYTGPFHWDNRTFTIEELKRLQTFPDDYEVVGNRQKVIHQLGNSVPPHLARILALSIAQQVFNLPLPFKVDLLPETKQLGFRARKSMLTKIYSKKAKEAIEKLPNRELIDNSPASYKAGDHYILRDDFALEQAHGNEWDYYFDHEIKDGIVDISVRDSTAEASEAKYRYVIEPTSKLSHNPMISRITICSFSSNHRAVTASWKYLELLIKKYFHKDDLVQFFGYYQYSNNYSILLSLEDAKLAKDPFWKVLVNITQGNMVRNIHSLREISMAYGVDEDTLLCELKNIKRLGYEIRSHNTNQQIKAGELLVPYSFPSLNERSLQRLTEL, via the coding sequence ATGATACAACAAACACTATTTCCAGCAGAACATATTTCCAAGCCAAGCTGGTTTACGGATGCTCTCGAAGTATTGGGTATTGAAGAAACATCGGGATGGCCCGATGTTTTTGGAACCGCATTTATCAAAAAGCAGACAAACGGCAGTTTGGATGATATTCGTGTGTTAAGCCTTTTCAGTGGCGGCGGCGGGCTTGATATTGGTTTTCATGACGCGGGGTTTAAAATTGTTGAAGCCAATGAGCTTGTACAAGACTTTGCTGCAACATTATCTCGAAACAGTACCCCAACGGGCCGTCTGCATGGCTCGAAAATAGTTTGCATGGATATCAACGATTACGACCCTGATTTAGAAGATATAGACTTTATCATTGGTGGGCCACCATGCCAGACATTTTCTGCCGCTGGTGCCCGGGCAGCCGGAGTGAATGGGATTGATGACGACAGGGGAAATCTTTTTAAGCAATACGTACGAATCCTAACTAAATTAAAGCCAAAAGGCTTCCTCTTCGAAAATGTCTACAGAATTGTGGGTGCCCAAGGTGGAAAACCATGGAAGCTGATACAGGAGGCTTTTAGTGAAGCTGGGTATAAGCTCCATTGGAGGATTCTAGACGCAGCAGACTTCGGAGTTCCCCAATTTCGAGAAAGGCTCATCATTATAGGCCTAAGAGAAGGTGATTTTCAGTTCCCATGTCCAACCCACGGCCCAGATTCCAGAGACAACCGTTCTTATTATTCTGCAAAAAAAGCAATAGAGAATGTGATCTCAAAGTCGGAAGGAAACTCTATAGGTGGTAGGCATGGGCATTTATTGAATGACATACCGCCAGGCCTTAACTATAGCTTCTACACCGACCGAATGGGTCATCCTACCCCGCTATTTGGATGGAGATCGAAATTTTCCGACTACCTATACAAAGCCGATCCGGATACCCCAGTTCGAACAATAAAAGCCCAAGGCGGACAATACACAGGTCCGTTTCATTGGGATAACAGAACTTTTACAATTGAAGAGCTAAAGCGGCTACAAACCTTTCCTGATGATTATGAGGTTGTCGGTAACAGACAGAAAGTTATTCACCAGCTGGGGAACTCGGTTCCACCCCACCTAGCACGAATATTAGCCTTGAGCATCGCTCAGCAAGTTTTCAATCTGCCACTCCCGTTTAAGGTGGATCTGTTGCCTGAAACCAAACAACTTGGCTTCCGGGCAAGAAAAAGCATGCTCACGAAGATATACTCAAAAAAAGCAAAAGAGGCTATCGAAAAGCTGCCTAATAGAGAACTCATAGATAACAGTCCCGCCTCTTATAAAGCAGGCGATCATTACATCTTGAGAGATGATTTTGCTTTGGAGCAAGCTCATGGCAATGAATGGGACTATTACTTCGACCACGAGATCAAAGACGGCATAGTTGATATCTCTGTACGAGACTCAACGGCTGAAGCTTCCGAAGCCAAGTATCGCTACGTGATAGAGCCAACAAGCAAGTTGTCGCATAATCCGATGATTTCCCGCATTACAATATGCTCATTTTCGAGCAATCATCGCGCCGTGACCGCATCTTGGAAGTACTTAGAGTTACTTATAAAAAAATATTTTCATAAAGATGATCTCGTTCAGTTTTTCGGCTACTACCAGTACTCAAATAACTATTCTATACTGCTTAGCTTGGAAGATGCAAAACTTGCGAAAGACCCTTTCTGGAAGGTTCTGGTCAATATTACGCAAGGAAATATGGTAAGAAACATTCACTCTCTGCGGGAAATCTCCATGGCGTATGGCGTGGATGAAGACACCTTGCTTTGTGAACTGAAGAATATAAAACGTCTTGGCTATGAGATTCGAAGCCATAACACCAATCAGCAGATTAAAGCTGGCGAGTTGCTCGTTCCATATTCCTTTCCCAGCTTGAACGAGAGAAGCCTTCAGCGGTTAACGGAGCTATAG
- a CDS encoding integron integrase, whose amino-acid sequence MNEQRRGSTSGASQSDSHPTAATVPQPTTSPKLLEQLQDALRVRHYRPRTIQTYCGWVKRYIYFHNVRHPREMGEAEINVFLTHLAVQDKVSASTQNQALSALLFLYRHVIGREVGALGDVIRARKPKRLPVVLTVNEVKVVLEQISGDKWLMVALMYGAGLRLMECLRLRVQVVDFDRGEILVRDGKGGKDRRTMFPKSLATPLKAHLEEVREIHRNDLNDGWGRVPLPNALDRKYPNAPTEWRWQWVFPQQGRWKNTKTGEQGRHHVHETLLQRAVKVAVARTHIVKRVGCHTFRHCFATHLLEAGYDIRTIQELMGHKDVSTTMIYTHVLNKGGHGVKSPIDAL is encoded by the coding sequence ATGAACGAGCAGCGGAGGGGATCGACCTCAGGGGCAAGCCAATCAGATAGTCACCCCACGGCAGCCACCGTCCCCCAACCAACCACCTCGCCGAAATTACTTGAACAATTACAGGATGCACTTCGAGTCCGTCATTACCGCCCGCGCACGATTCAGACGTATTGCGGATGGGTGAAACGGTACATATATTTTCATAATGTACGACATCCTCGAGAGATGGGCGAAGCTGAAATCAACGTTTTTTTGACGCATCTGGCCGTCCAGGACAAAGTCAGCGCCTCAACCCAGAATCAGGCCCTCAGTGCTCTGCTCTTCCTCTATCGACACGTCATCGGACGCGAGGTGGGTGCGTTGGGGGATGTCATCCGGGCGCGTAAACCGAAACGCCTGCCCGTTGTCCTGACGGTGAATGAAGTGAAAGTTGTTTTGGAACAGATCTCCGGTGATAAATGGTTGATGGTGGCATTGATGTACGGAGCCGGGTTGCGGCTGATGGAGTGTTTGCGTCTGCGGGTGCAGGTTGTCGATTTTGATCGGGGGGAAATTCTGGTGAGGGACGGCAAGGGGGGCAAGGACCGGCGAACCATGTTTCCAAAGTCGTTGGCGACTCCTCTGAAAGCCCACTTGGAAGAGGTTCGGGAAATTCACCGGAACGATCTTAATGACGGGTGGGGCAGGGTCCCCCTGCCGAATGCGCTTGATCGAAAATACCCCAATGCTCCGACGGAATGGCGGTGGCAGTGGGTTTTCCCTCAACAAGGGCGCTGGAAGAATACCAAAACCGGAGAGCAAGGGCGTCATCATGTGCATGAAACTCTGTTGCAGCGGGCGGTTAAAGTAGCCGTTGCTCGCACCCACATTGTCAAGAGAGTCGGCTGTCACACGTTTCGACATTGCTTCGCAACCCACTTGCTTGAGGCCGGTTACGATATCCGCACAATCCAGGAACTAATGGGTCATAAAGACGTTAGTACGACCATGATTTACACGCACGTTCTCAATAAAGGCGGACACGGAGTCAAGAGCCCGATAGATGCTCTTTAA
- a CDS encoding M23 family metallopeptidase: MTAKKYTILVIPEGSHRVRRFALKINVLRGIGAFCAVLFLVVCGFLTDYALTSFDQHEFNRLQAETLAQKNQIRDLSASLDSVQQELLVLAQNDAKVRVLANLTKPKIDGLTGVGGPLASGSEAEYPEIQQKIDRIREAIDLRRKSQEEVQGILNDQRSLLAAKPSGLPTLGWTTSSFGMRLSPFTGKRSMHDGLDIAARTGTPVQATADGIVSRVVTDPGYGKLVVIEHGYGYRTYYGHNSKIFVKVGQRVKRGETISAVGNTGRSTGSHVHYEVRLNGVPLNPKKFT, encoded by the coding sequence TTGACAGCAAAAAAATATACCATTCTTGTCATTCCTGAAGGCTCGCACCGCGTTCGACGCTTTGCACTCAAGATCAATGTATTGCGTGGTATCGGTGCCTTTTGTGCGGTTCTTTTTCTGGTTGTGTGTGGATTTTTGACCGATTATGCATTGACCAGTTTTGACCAGCACGAATTCAACCGCCTGCAAGCAGAAACGCTTGCGCAGAAAAATCAGATTCGTGATCTGTCCGCCAGCCTCGACAGTGTTCAGCAAGAGTTACTGGTTCTCGCCCAGAATGATGCCAAGGTCCGTGTTCTGGCGAATCTGACCAAACCGAAAATCGACGGGCTCACCGGTGTTGGTGGTCCTCTGGCGAGCGGCTCCGAAGCGGAGTACCCCGAAATCCAGCAGAAGATTGACCGGATTCGCGAAGCCATCGACCTGCGCCGCAAGAGTCAGGAAGAAGTCCAGGGTATCCTCAACGATCAACGTTCGTTACTGGCGGCCAAGCCGTCAGGCCTGCCGACCCTCGGGTGGACAACATCAAGTTTTGGAATGCGTCTTTCCCCTTTCACCGGAAAACGCAGCATGCACGACGGACTTGACATTGCCGCACGGACCGGAACCCCGGTTCAGGCAACCGCTGACGGCATTGTCAGCCGGGTTGTCACCGATCCGGGTTATGGCAAGCTGGTCGTGATCGAACATGGCTATGGTTACCGGACTTATTACGGACATAATTCCAAGATCTTTGTCAAAGTCGGGCAACGGGTCAAACGCGGTGAAACCATTTCCGCTGTCGGCAATACCGGACGGTCCACCGGGTCACACGTTCACTACGAAGTTCGCCTCAACGGCGTGCCGCTCAATCCAAAAAAATTCACCTGA
- a CDS encoding DUF3024 domain-containing protein, with translation MTISEFEIKRYEKIIDQYIEKRRPPANVRNEVDIAFRLEKQSVIIFEIRDAWKLPGEKIELPIAKATYVKKTNSWKIYWQRSDLNWHRYEPTPETKTIEEFLAVVEDDEFCCFWG, from the coding sequence ATGACAATCAGTGAATTTGAAATTAAGCGGTACGAAAAAATTATAGATCAATATATTGAAAAGCGCCGCCCACCTGCGAACGTTCGAAACGAGGTTGATATCGCCTTTCGACTCGAAAAGCAAAGTGTAATAATTTTCGAAATCAGAGATGCATGGAAACTACCAGGTGAAAAAATAGAATTACCAATCGCAAAAGCAACATACGTAAAAAAGACAAACTCTTGGAAAATCTACTGGCAACGTTCTGACTTGAATTGGCACAGGTACGAACCAACACCTGAAACAAAAACAATCGAAGAGTTTTTGGCGGTAGTAGAAGATGACGAGTTTTGCTGTTTCTGGGGCTAA
- a CDS encoding N-acetyltransferase codes for MIRKARIADAKKIHQLLLTYAREGLMLSRSLPDIYKSIRDIYVYEEDDEVVATCCLAICWADLAEVRSLAVASSHGGRGIGRLLVEACIKEAQELGIVRVFALTYQRDFFTRLGFSEIEKSLLPQKIWGDCMQCPKFPECDEIAMSLDLL; via the coding sequence ATGATCCGCAAAGCCCGCATTGCCGACGCAAAAAAAATCCACCAGCTCCTGCTGACCTATGCCCGAGAGGGGCTGATGCTGTCACGTTCACTCCCCGACATCTACAAGTCGATTCGTGATATTTATGTTTATGAGGAGGACGACGAAGTTGTCGCTACCTGCTGTCTGGCCATTTGCTGGGCGGATCTGGCCGAGGTTCGCTCTCTGGCGGTTGCCTCCTCCCACGGCGGTCGCGGCATTGGCCGCTTGCTCGTTGAGGCCTGCATCAAGGAAGCACAGGAACTCGGAATTGTGCGGGTTTTCGCTTTAACCTACCAGCGCGATTTTTTCACCAGACTCGGTTTTAGCGAGATTGAGAAATCCCTGCTGCCACAAAAGATCTGGGGCGATTGTATGCAGTGTCCAAAGTTCCCGGAATGTGACGAAATTGCCATGAGTCTTGACTTGTTATAG